A DNA window from Halorubrum sp. DM2 contains the following coding sequences:
- a CDS encoding alanine--tRNA ligase-related protein: MTASRAPAEPAVREFEATVESVDGREVVLDETYFYPESGGQPADRGTLDGHLVDDVVERDGAVVHALDVDPEALSLAPGDAVTGLIDDAFRTYCARAHTASHVLYGAARRIADDLGYAGFDISETKVRVDLTTAEPLGDDDLIELERLANRAVWDSLPVSWETHSAEEAREVDGIAFNTKTEEGAMSDGAVRVVTVGGASAAGDRPVPDADPWDVAACGGTHVANTAEIGPVAVLERSNPGEGVTRVEFAVGPTAIDEIGAVHAAALDAAATLDARVGDLPDAVARLRDENNRLEADLRDAREELLAARLRDLPTVEVDGARWAIGTVDDADPNELREPAGEALAAGEADAGDAPDALAAVGTGDAPFLVVAVADDAAADAGIDAGDVVDAVTDEFGGGGGGGPTFAQGGGLDADPAAVAAWLRER; this comes from the coding sequence ATGACCGCTTCACGCGCGCCGGCAGAGCCGGCGGTCCGGGAGTTCGAAGCGACGGTCGAGTCCGTCGACGGCCGCGAGGTCGTCCTCGACGAGACGTACTTCTACCCCGAGTCCGGCGGCCAGCCGGCCGACAGGGGGACGCTCGACGGCCACCTCGTCGACGACGTCGTTGAGCGCGACGGCGCGGTCGTCCACGCGCTCGATGTCGACCCGGAGGCCCTCTCGCTCGCGCCCGGCGACGCGGTGACGGGGCTGATCGACGACGCCTTCCGGACCTACTGCGCCCGGGCACACACCGCCTCGCACGTGCTGTACGGCGCTGCGCGCCGGATCGCCGACGACCTCGGCTACGCCGGGTTCGACATCTCCGAGACGAAGGTCCGCGTCGACCTGACGACCGCCGAGCCGCTGGGCGACGACGATCTCATCGAGTTGGAGCGGCTCGCCAACCGCGCCGTCTGGGACTCGCTGCCCGTCTCGTGGGAGACGCACTCGGCCGAGGAAGCGCGCGAGGTCGACGGGATCGCGTTCAACACGAAGACGGAGGAGGGTGCGATGAGCGACGGCGCGGTCCGCGTCGTGACGGTCGGCGGCGCGAGCGCGGCGGGGGACAGGCCGGTCCCGGACGCCGACCCGTGGGACGTCGCCGCCTGCGGCGGCACCCACGTCGCGAACACCGCGGAGATCGGTCCGGTCGCGGTGCTGGAGCGGTCGAACCCCGGCGAGGGCGTCACGCGCGTCGAGTTCGCGGTCGGCCCGACGGCGATAGACGAGATCGGCGCGGTCCACGCCGCGGCGCTCGACGCCGCAGCGACGCTCGACGCGCGCGTCGGCGACCTCCCGGACGCGGTCGCCCGACTGCGCGACGAGAACAATCGTCTGGAGGCGGACCTGCGGGACGCCCGCGAGGAGCTGCTCGCGGCTCGACTGCGCGACCTGCCGACCGTCGAGGTCGACGGCGCGCGGTGGGCGATCGGCACGGTCGACGACGCTGACCCGAACGAACTCCGGGAGCCGGCCGGCGAAGCGCTCGCGGCGGGGGAGGCGGACGCCGGCGACGCTCCCGACGCCCTCGCCGCGGTCGGCACGGGCGACGCCCCGTTCCTCGTGGTCGCGGTCGCGGACGACGCGGCCGCCGACGCCGGGATTGACGCGGGCGACGTCGTGGACGCCGTCACCGACGAGTTCGGTGGGGGCGGGGGCGGCGGCCCGACGTTCGCGCAGGGCGGCGGGCTCGACGCCGACCCCGCGGCGGTCGCGGCGTGGCTCCGCGAGCGATGA
- a CDS encoding dodecin, with translation MVFKKITLIGTSEESFDAAADEAIDRAEDTLENVYWAEVEEFGVELQGDADREYQAEVEVAFELEG, from the coding sequence ATGGTGTTCAAGAAGATCACGCTGATCGGGACGAGCGAGGAGAGCTTCGACGCCGCGGCCGACGAGGCCATCGACCGCGCCGAGGACACCCTTGAGAACGTCTACTGGGCCGAAGTAGAGGAGTTCGGGGTCGAGCTTCAGGGGGACGCCGACCGCGAGTATCAGGCCGAAGTCGAGGTCGCATTCGAGCTGGAGGGCTGA